The DNA region GTGGCCACCGGCAGCACGACGATGCCGGGCATCGCCGCCTGAAGCCGGTCGAGCGCCGGCATCTCTTCCCGGCAGGGGGCGCACCAGGTGGCCCAGAAGTTCAGGACCACCCATTTGCCTCGGTATTCGTCAAGGCTGCGGGGGGCATCCTGCATGTCGATCAGCACGGCTTCGGGCAGGGCGGCGGGCGGTTCGATGGCCGCCAGCTTCTTCATGTCGCCCTCGCGCAGCGCCATGGCGGCGGGCACGTCGGCCGCCACGGGGTTTGCACCCACGAGAAGGGCCGTATAAAGCACCGCCATCATCATCCGCATTCCCGTTCCCTCCGAAGGGCAGCCCATGACATCGACCGCCGATACCACCTCGACCCAGGCCAATGCCATGTGGGGCGGGCGCTTTGCCGAGGGACCCGACGCGATCATGCAGGCGATCAACGCCTCGATCGGCTTTGACCGCCGGCTTTACGCGCAGGACATCGCCGGGTCCCGTGCCCATGCCGCGATGCTGGCGGCGCAGGGCATTCTCACGGATAGCGATGCTCAGTCGATCCGGGAAGGGCTGCTCACGGTCTTGTCAGAGATCGAGGCGGGGCAATTCCCCTTTCGCGTGGAGCTTGAGGACATCCATCTGAACGTGGAAAGCCGGCTAACCGAGATCATCGGCGAGGCGGGCAAGCGGCTGCACACCGGGCGGTCGCGCAATGACCAGGTGGCGGTGGATTTCCGGCTTTGGGTGCGCGACCAGTGCGACGCGGCGATTTCCGGGCTGACGGCGCTGATGCGGGCCTTTGTCGCCCAGGCCGAGGCAGGCGCTGACTGGGTGATGCCTGGGTTCACGCATTTGCAGACCGCGCAGCCGGTGACCTGGGGCCACCACATGATGGCCTATGTTGAAATGCTGGCGCGGGACCGGTCGCGGTTTGCCGATGCGCGGGCGCGGATGAACGAATGCCCCCTGGGCGCGGCGGCGCTGGCGGGGACCTCCTTCCCCATCGACCGGCACAGGACGGCGGCCGAGCTGGGCTTTGACCGGCCCACGGCCAATTCGCTGGATTCGGTGGCGGACCGCGACTTCGCGCTGGAGTTCCTTTCGGCCGCGGCGATCTGCGCCATGCACCTGTCGCGCTTTGCGGAAGAGCTGGTGATCTGGTCTTCGGCGCAGTTCCGGTTCGTGCGGCTGTCGGATCGCTGGACCACCGGGTCGAGCATCATGCCGCAGAAGAAGAACCCGGACGCGGCAGAGCTGCTGCGCGCCAAGCTGGGGCGCATCCTTGGGGCCAACGTGGCGCTGTTCACGGTGATGAAGGGTCTGCCGCTGACCTATTCCAAGGACATGCAGGAAGACAAGGAACAGGTCTTCGACGCGGCGGACAGCCTGATGCTGGCGCTGGCGGCGATGACCGGCATGGTGGGCGACATGACCGCCAACCGCGAGGTTCTGGCGGCGGCGGCGGGGGCCGGGTTCTCGACCGCGACGGATCTGGCCGACTGGCTGGTGCGGGCGCTTGGCCTGCCGTTCCGCGAGGCGCATCACGTGACCGGCGCGCTGGTGGCGCTGGCCGAGGCCAAGGGATGCGATCTGGACGAGCTGTCGCTGAGCGAGATGACCTCGGTGCATCCGGGCATCACCCAGGAGGTCTATTCCGTGCTGGGAGTCGAGAATTCGGTGCGGTCGCGCATGTCCTATGGCGGCACCGCGCCGGACCGGGTGCGCGAGCAGGTCGCGCGCTGGAAGACGCTTCTGGGCTGAGAGGATGCCATGCTGAGACGGATTGCCCCCCTGATGCTGGTGCTGCTGGCCGCCTGCGGCATCGACGGCGACCCGATCCCGCCGCCGGTGGAGGCGGGACCGAACCCCGGCGTCACCGTGACGGGCGACGCGCAGATGGGCATCGTGAAGCCCTTCGGCGGCGGCTGAGGGGCAAACCCTTCGAAGAAACTTGCCGTTCGCCGGTCTGGCCGCTATCCCCTCGCCGATGCCCGGCGGGAGCCCGAGATGGACCATTTCCTGTATCGTGACGGCGCGCTTCATGCCGAGGACGTGGCGATCCCCGAGATCGCGGCGGCGGTGGGCACGCCGTTCTATGTCTATTCCGCCGCCACGCTGACCCGTCATTACCGGCTGTTCACCGAGGCGCTGACGCCCTTGCCGCATCTGGTGTGCTTTGCGATCAAGTCGCTGTCGAACGTGGCGGTGCTGAAGCTTCTGGGCGACCTGGGCGCGGGCATGGACGTGGTGTCGGGCGGCGAGTACCGGCGCGCGAAGGCGGCGGGCGTGCCGGGCAGCCGGATCGTGTTTTCGGGCGTGGGCAAGACGCGCGAGGAGATGCGGCTGGCGCTGGAAGGCGGCATCCGGCAGTTCAACGTGGAATCCGAGCCTGAGATGCGGGCGCTGTCCGAGGTGGCGACCGCGCTTGGCGTGGTGGCGCCGATTGCGGTGCGGGTGAACCCGGACGTGGATGCCAGGACCCATGCCAAGATCGCCACCGGCAAGTCGGAGAACAAGTTCGGCATCCCGATCGCGCGGGCGTCCGAGGTCTATGCCGAGGCGGCGCGGCTGCCGGGCCTCAGGGTCGTGGGTATCGACGTGCATATCGGCAGTCAGCTGACCGAGCTTGCGCCTTTCGAAGCGGCCTACACCAAGGTGGCCGAGCTGACGCAGCGCCTGCGCGGCGAGGGGCATGTGATCGAGCGGCTGGATCTGGGCGGGGGGCTGGGCATCCCCTACACCCGGTCGAACGAGGCGCCGCCCCTGCCGTCGGATTATGGCGCGATGGTCAAGCGGGTGCTGGGGGGTCTCGGCTGCGAAATCGAGATCGAGCCGGGGCGGCTGATCTCGGGCAATTCGGGGCTGCTGGTTGCCTCGGTCATTTATGTGAAGCAGGGCGAGGGGCGGGATTTCCTGATCCTTGACGCGGCGATGAACGATCTGGTGCGCCCGGCCATGTACGAGGCGCATCACGACATCATCCCGGTGACCGAGCCGCCGCCCGCCAGCCCGACGCAACCGTTCGATGTGGTGGGCCCGGTCTGCGAAACGGGCGACACCTTTGCGCGGGGGCGTGAGATGCCGCTCTTGGCCGAGGGCGACCTTGTGGCCTTCCGGTCGGCCGGGGCCTATGGCGCGGTGATGGCCAGCGAATACAATTCGCGCCCGCTGATCCCCGAAGTGCTGGTGAAGGGGGATCACTTCGCCGTCATCCGGGCACGACCGAGCTTTGACGAAATCTTGAACCGCGATACCATTCCATCGTGGTTGTAAGGCCGTGCCCGCGCCGGGCGGGCACGACCCGAAAGGACGAATGGCAGACCCAACGCCCGATCATCTGATGCGGCAGCTGCGCTGGCCCCTGCGCCTGACCCTTGTCGGGCTTTGGGCCGAGCGTCTGTCGCGCGCGTTCTGGCCGTTCTGGACGATCCTTCTGGCGATTCTGGCGGCCTTTTCCTTCCGTTTCCAGGATTCCGCCCCCATCGAGGCGATCTGGATCGTCGTGGTGCTGGCCGGGATTGGCCTGCTTTGGACGGCGGTCAACGGCTTGCGGGCTTTTCGCCGGCCGAAACTGGCCGAGGCCATGGCGCGGCTCGACTCGGCCCTGCCGGGCCGGCCTCTGGCCGCGCTGACCGATGCGCAGGCAGTGGGGGGCGACGATCCCGCGTCTCGTGCCGTCTGGGCCGCGCATCTGGCGCGCATGGCCGAACGGGCGCGTCAGGCAAAGCCCGTGGCGCCCAACCTGCGGCTGGCCGAGCGCGACCCCTTCGCGCTGCGCTATGTCGCGCTGACCGCCTTTGTCATCGCGCTGGCCTTCGGGTCGGTGCTGCGGGTGGCGGAAGTGGCCGCGCTGGCGCCCGGTGCGCGCGGCAATGTGGCGGCGGGACCGACCTGGGAAGGATGGGCACAGCCGCCCGCCTATACCGGCAAGCCCGCGTTGTATCTGCCCGACCAGAAGGGCGACCGCCTGACCCTGCCGGCGGGCACGAAGATTTCTGTCCGGCTTTATGGCGAAGTCGGCGACCTGACGCTGTCCGAGACCGTTTCGGCGCGCACGGATGTTCCGGCCGCTTCTGACCCGGCGCAGGATTTCGAGGTGAACCAGTCCGGCCGGGTGGAGATTTCCGGCCCCGGCGGGCGGGTGTTCCAGATCGTGGCGCAGCCCGACATGGCGCCCACGGTTGCGCCAGAGGGTGAGATTGGCCGCGAGGGCGACGGTCGGTTCAAGCAGGGCTACAAGGCGCAGGACGATTACGGCATCACCGGCGGCAGTGTGACCGTTGCGCTGGACATGGCCGCCCTGGACCGCCGCTATGGTCTGGCCACCGAGCCAGAGCCCATCGAGCCCGTGGTTCTGGATCTGCCCTTGCCTGTGACAGGCAACCGCGCCGATTTCACCGAGACGCTGGTGGACGACTTGTCGCAAAGCATCCTGGCGAACATGCCGGTGACGATGACCTTCGAGGTTTCGGATGCGTCGGGCCGCCGGGGCGAGGCGGCGCCGATCCAGGTGGTCATGCCGGGCAAGCGGTTCTTCGACCCGCTGGCGGCGGCGCTGATCGAGATGCGGCGCGACCTGATGTGGAACCGCAGCAATGCGCCGCGCGCGGTCGAGATCCTGAAGGCGATCCAGAACGAGCCGCAGGATCTGATCCGCAGCCAGCGCGCCTATCTGAAGCTGCGCGTGCTGACGCGCGAGATGGAGGCGCAACAGGTCAGCCTGACACCCGAGCAGCGCGACGAGTTCGTGCAGCAACTGTGGGACCTGGCGCTTCTGATCGAGGAAGGCAGCCTGGATTCCGCGCGCGCGCGTCTGGAACGCGCGCAGGATCAGTTGAACGAGGCGATCCGCAACGGCGCGTCGAAGGAAGAGATCGACCGCCTGATGCAGGAAATGCGCGAGGCGCTCAACGATTACATGCGCCAGCTGGCGCAGCAGGCCGAGAACAACCCCGACAGTCAGCAGTCCCAGGACATGCAGGGGATGCAGATGACCGGCAACCAGCTGCAGGAGATGCTGGACCAGCTGCAGAAGCTGATGGAGGAAGGCAAGACCGCCGAGGCGCAAGAGCTGATGGAGATGCTGCAGCAGCTGATGCAGAACATGCAGGTCACGCAGGGCCAGGGTCAGGGCCAGGGTGGCCCCGGCGGCCAGGCGATGCGCGACATGCAGGATGCGCTGCGCGACCAGCAGGGGCTGGCGGACGATACCTTCCGCGACCTGCAGGATGGGCAGGAGGGCCAACAGGAGGGGCAGCAGGACGGCCAGCAAGAGGGACAGCAACCGGGCGAGGGCACGCTGTCCGAGCGCCAGCGCGAACTGTCCGACCGGCTGGGCGAGCTGGGCCAGGGCCAGCTTCCGGGCGATGGCACCGAAAAGGGTGAAGAGGGCCGCCGCGAGCTGGACCGCGCGGGTCGCGCCATGGAGGAAGCCGAGCGCGCGTTGCGCGAGGGCGATCTGGCAGGGGCATTGGATCGCCAGGCCGAGGCGATGGAGGCCCTGCGCGAAGGGATGCGCGACTTCGGCGAGGCCATGGCAGAGGCGCAGCGCCAGGATGGCAGCGGCACCGAGGGCGACCGCATGGGCAGCCTGGACCCGAACAGCCAGCGCGATCCGCTGGGGCGCGAGCCGGGCGATTCGGCACGCATCGGGTCGGACCGCAACATGTTGCAGGGGCCCGATGTCTATCGCCGCGCGCAGGATCTGCTGGACGAAATCCGCCGCCGGTCTGGCGAGATGTCGCGCCCGGATGACGAGCGCGACTATCTGAAGCGGCTCCTGGATCTGTTCTGAGGGGCGCTGGCCTGAGTGCCGCGAGGCGACGGGACGCTGGCTTGCGACCCGTCAGCCGCCGGGCGCGGGAGAGACGCTTTCAACCGCGCCGGTGGCCGATTTCAGCAAGCCATCAAGGTACAGCCGGGCGGAATCCACCGCGCCGACATAGCCATCCAGGGCGGGTTTCAGCGCGGGAACCTGGGCCGCGAAGCGCGGCGCCATCAGGTAGGTCACAGCGAGGATCAGCGCGAGCAGGATCATCAGCATGAAGCCCCGGCCAAAGCCGCCGCGGCGGGGCGACATGTCGTCGGGCGCCAGGCCGCTGGCAAGGCCGGCCCGGTCGTCCGTGGCGCGCAGGGTGGAGTTGATTTCCTCGATGTCCGGCAGCTGGCCGCGGCGCGACGCGCGCGAGGGGGCAACCCCGGCCTCGGCCGCGGCTTCGCGCGCGATATCTTCGGCAGAGGGGATCACCTCGACGGGCTTTGCGCGGGCGCGGGCCTCGCGCTCGGCGGCGGCGCTGGCGGCAACGGCACCGGCGACGGCGCTGTCCAGCCCGAGGTCGGGCTGGGTTTCGATGGTGCGCATCGCCTCGGCGCGGCGGGCATTGGCCTCGCGCTCGGCCTCTTCCTTCAGGACGGCGAGCACGGAATCGTCCAGCGTGCGGGGCTGGCGGGGGCTGGCCGACTGATCGGGGGGCGGCGGCTCCGGTTCGTCATCGTCGTCCTCGCCCGGAAGCGGTGACGCGATGGCCGGGACCGCGACGGGTTCCGGTTCGTCGAAGACCTCGGCCTCCGCCTCCGCCTCGGCCTCGACATGAGGGGGAAGCTGGAACCAGCCATGGCCACAGTTGGAACACTGCACATCCCGACCGGTGTCCGGGATGGCGGCGTCGTCAACCTCGTATTCCGCGCTGCAATTGGGGCAGATCAGCCGCATGGATGTTCCGGCCTGTTTCCGTTTTGCCCTATCTTGTAGCAACGATGCCGCGTGTCTCCAAGTCTTTGTGGCCATTCCCGAAGCAGCCGCATTGAAGTTGTGCGCGCCTTGGGCAATTCTGCCGCGCATATCCGAACGGGGCAGGACGTGATCGCCTTCGACAATGTCGCCTACAGCTATGGCGGGGGAGAGCTTCTGTCGGAGGTCTCGCTTCGGCTTGCGCCTGGGTCGTTCCATTTCCTGACCGGGCCGTCCGGTGCGGGGAAATCGACGCTGATCAAGCTGGCCTATGCCGAACTGATGCCGACCGCCGGACGGGTGACGATCTTCGACCGCGAGGTGCGGGGCCTGTCGCGCGACGACATCGCCCGGGCGCGGCGGCGCATCGGGGTGGTGCACCAGAATGTCGAGTTCCTGGACCACCTGCCGCTGATCACCAACGTGACGCTTCCGCTGGCCGTGTCGGACCGCGCGCCCAACCCGCAGGACGTGTCGGACCTGCTGACCTGGGTGGGCCTGCAGAACCACGCCGATGCCCTGCCGCCTTCGCTTTCGGGGGGCGAGCGGCAGCGGGCGGCGGTGGCGCGCGCGGTGATCATGGGGCCGGATGTCATTCTGGCCGACGAACCCACGGGCAACCTGGACTGGGAGATGTCGCTGCGCCTGCTGACGCTGCTGGTCGAGCTGAACCGGATGGGCAAGACCATCCTGATCGCCACGCATGACCTGAACCTGATCCGCAACGCGAAAAGCCAGGTGGCGGCCCGCGTGCTGCGCATCCGCAACCGTCGCGTCCAGCTTGCGGGGGCCGACCTGTGAGCGAGACGGTGCGCGATGCGGGCAGTCTTCTGCGCGGCGACCGCCAGGCCGACCGGGTGGTGCCACCCTCTGGTCCGGCGGCGCGGCTGACGAGCTTCACGGCCGGGGCGATGGCATTCCTGGCGGTGTTTGCGCTGGCGCTCTCGCTGGCCTCGGGCCGGCTGGCCGACCGGTGGGCGGGGGCCTTGGCGCGCACGGCGACCATCCGCATCTCGGCCCCGACGGACCAGTTGGCGGCGCAGACCCAGATCGTGCTGGACATCCTGGCGCAGACGCCGGGCGTCGCTGCCGCGCGCGCGCTGACCGACGAGGAGCAGAAGGCGCTGCTGGAGCCCTGGTTCGGACCCGACCTGCCGGTGGACGCCCTGCCGCTGCCCCGGCTGATCGAGCTGACCGAGGGCGATCCCGGCTATGACGGCGAGGGCCTGCGCCTGCGGCTTTCGGCCGAGGCGCCCGGGGCGATCCTGGACGACCATACCCGCTGGCGTCGCCCGATGGCCGAAGCCGCCAGCCGGCTGCGCCTCTTGGGGGTGCTCTCCATCGCGCTGATCGGCGCGGCGCTGGCGGCGATGGTGACGCTGGCCGCCACGGCCGCGCTGGCGGCCAATGCGCAGGTGATCCGCGTGCTGCGGCTGGTCGGCGCGCGCGACAGCTATATCGCCCGCGCCTTCGTGCGCCGCTTCACCCTGCGCGCGCTTGGCGGTGCGGCTGTGGGCACCGCCGCCGCAATGATCGGCGTGGCCTTCCTGCCGGCGGTGGACGAGGCGGGCGGCTTCCTGACCGGCCTTGGCTTTCAGGGCTGGGCCTGGGCCATTCCTCTGGCCCTGCCGCCGCTGGCCGGGCTGGTGGCCTTTGTCGCAACCCGCACGGCGGCTCTGCGCAAGCTTCGGGAATTGACCTGATGATCGTGATCCGCTGGGTTCTTTCGCTGATCTTCATCGTCCAGATGTATCTGGCCATGGCGGTGCTGGCCGTGGTCTTTGCGCCTTTCGCGCTGTTCTCGCGCCAGGCGGCGCTGCGCGCCTGCCACACCTATTGCGCCTGGGTGATCTTCACCGCGCGGCTCCTGTGCGGCATCCGGTCCGACGTGCGGGGCACGCCACCCACCGGCGAGGCGGTTATTGCCGCCAAGCACCAGAGCTTCTTCGACATCATCCTGATCTTCCACGCCGTGCCCCGCGCCCGGTTCATCATGAAGCGCGAGCTGATGTATGTGCCCTTCCTGGGCCAATATGCCCTGCGCATCGGCTGCATCCCGGTGGACAGGGGCAAGCGCGGCGCGGCCATCATCAAGATGAAGGCCGACGTCGCCAAGGGGGCGGGGTTTCCGGGCCAGCTGATCATCTATCCCCAGGGCACCCGCGTCGCGCCCGGCGCGAAGCTGCCCTACAAGATCGGCACCGGCCTGATCTATGAACAGCTTGGCCAGCCCTGCGTGCCGGTGGCAACCAATGTGGGCGTGCTGTGGCCCAAGCGCAGCCTGCTGCGGACCCCAGGAACGGCAGTGGTGGAGTTCATGCCCGAAATCCCGCCGGGACAGCCCGTGCCGACCTTCATGCGCCAACTGGAAGCGATGATCGAACCCGCGTCCGACCGGCTGATGGCCGAGGCCGGGTTCCGCCTGCCGGCTTGAGATGGCAACGCGGGCCGAGACCATTCCGCCAATCCTGGATGCCGTGCCGGGCACGACCGCACGCCGGATGTTCGGTGAATACGCGATCTACCTGAGCGGCCGGGTGGTGGCGCTGGTCTGCGACGACCGGCTGTGGGTCAAGGCGATGGATGAGGCCCGCGCCCTGCTGCCCGGCGCCGAGGAAGAGCCGCCGTTTCCCGGCGCCAAGCCCTACCTGGCGGCCGATGCCTGGCTGGACGAGCCCGAGGTTCTGACCGAAGCCCTGCGCGCCGTCGCGGAGGCCCTGCCGCCGCCCAAGCCGAAAAGCCCGAAGACCCGCAAGCCGAAAGGGGCCGCCTGATATGGACTGGATCACCGATCTTGACGCACTGCACAGCCATTACGGCACGCCCGCCGCCCCGGCGATGCGCAAGGTAACGGACAGCCTGACACCGTCCTACCGCGCCTTCATCGAACGGTCGCGCTTCTGCGTGCTGTCCACCGTCGGCCCCGAGGGCACCGATGGCAGCCCGCGCGGCGATCAGGGGCCGGTGGTGACAGTGGCGGACCGGCAGACCCTGCTTCTGCCCGACTGGAAGGGCAACGAACGGATCGACTCGCTGCGCAACATCCTGCGCGACGGGCGGGTGAGCCTGTATTTCATGGTGCCGGGATCGACCATATCGGTCCGGGTGAACGGCACCGCGCGGCTGACCGCCGATGCCGCGCTATGCGCCCGGTTCGAGCGCGACGGCCGGCATCCCCGCACGGTGATCGTGATCCGCGTGGCCGAGGTCTATTCGCAATGCGCGCGGGCCTTGCAGCGGTCGGCGCTGTGGACTTCGGGCGATTGCTCCGAGGGCCTGCCGAGCGTGGGGCAGATGCTGGAAGAGGCGACGCGCGGCGACATCGACGGCGCGGCCTACGATGCCGAGCGCGCGACACGGGCGCATCTGGGCTGGTGGTAGGAGCCTAAAGCGGGACCGCCGCGAACGCGATGACATGGCCGCCGGCGCGGCCCCAGTGACCGGCGATGACATCGCCGGGGACGAAGGGCGGATGGGCGGCGGTGAAGGTGGCACGGAAGGCGCCGGGCACCAGCGTGACCTCAAGGTCGTGAAATCCGAACAGCCGCCGGGTCAGGGGATACTGCGCCTTGTAG from Neotabrizicola shimadae includes:
- a CDS encoding TfoX/Sxy family protein codes for the protein MATRAETIPPILDAVPGTTARRMFGEYAIYLSGRVVALVCDDRLWVKAMDEARALLPGAEEEPPFPGAKPYLAADAWLDEPEVLTEALRAVAEALPPPKPKSPKTRKPKGAA
- a CDS encoding zinc-ribbon domain-containing protein yields the protein MRLICPNCSAEYEVDDAAIPDTGRDVQCSNCGHGWFQLPPHVEAEAEAEAEVFDEPEPVAVPAIASPLPGEDDDDEPEPPPPDQSASPRQPRTLDDSVLAVLKEEAEREANARRAEAMRTIETQPDLGLDSAVAGAVAASAAAEREARARAKPVEVIPSAEDIAREAAAEAGVAPSRASRRGQLPDIEEINSTLRATDDRAGLASGLAPDDMSPRRGGFGRGFMLMILLALILAVTYLMAPRFAAQVPALKPALDGYVGAVDSARLYLDGLLKSATGAVESVSPAPGG
- the lysA gene encoding diaminopimelate decarboxylase, with the protein product MDHFLYRDGALHAEDVAIPEIAAAVGTPFYVYSAATLTRHYRLFTEALTPLPHLVCFAIKSLSNVAVLKLLGDLGAGMDVVSGGEYRRAKAAGVPGSRIVFSGVGKTREEMRLALEGGIRQFNVESEPEMRALSEVATALGVVAPIAVRVNPDVDARTHAKIATGKSENKFGIPIARASEVYAEAARLPGLRVVGIDVHIGSQLTELAPFEAAYTKVAELTQRLRGEGHVIERLDLGGGLGIPYTRSNEAPPLPSDYGAMVKRVLGGLGCEIEIEPGRLISGNSGLLVASVIYVKQGEGRDFLILDAAMNDLVRPAMYEAHHDIIPVTEPPPASPTQPFDVVGPVCETGDTFARGREMPLLAEGDLVAFRSAGAYGAVMASEYNSRPLIPEVLVKGDHFAVIRARPSFDEILNRDTIPSWL
- a CDS encoding TlpA family protein disulfide reductase; amino-acid sequence: MRMMMAVLYTALLVGANPVAADVPAAMALREGDMKKLAAIEPPAALPEAVLIDMQDAPRSLDEYRGKWVVLNFWATWCAPCREEMPALDRLQAAMPGIVVLPVATGRNAPEAIDRFFTEAGVQNLTVLRDPKADLSRAMGVLALPVTVILNPEGQEVARLIGDAEWDSANAQAVLKAMAE
- a CDS encoding DUF4175 domain-containing protein, whose translation is MADPTPDHLMRQLRWPLRLTLVGLWAERLSRAFWPFWTILLAILAAFSFRFQDSAPIEAIWIVVVLAGIGLLWTAVNGLRAFRRPKLAEAMARLDSALPGRPLAALTDAQAVGGDDPASRAVWAAHLARMAERARQAKPVAPNLRLAERDPFALRYVALTAFVIALAFGSVLRVAEVAALAPGARGNVAAGPTWEGWAQPPAYTGKPALYLPDQKGDRLTLPAGTKISVRLYGEVGDLTLSETVSARTDVPAASDPAQDFEVNQSGRVEISGPGGRVFQIVAQPDMAPTVAPEGEIGREGDGRFKQGYKAQDDYGITGGSVTVALDMAALDRRYGLATEPEPIEPVVLDLPLPVTGNRADFTETLVDDLSQSILANMPVTMTFEVSDASGRRGEAAPIQVVMPGKRFFDPLAAALIEMRRDLMWNRSNAPRAVEILKAIQNEPQDLIRSQRAYLKLRVLTREMEAQQVSLTPEQRDEFVQQLWDLALLIEEGSLDSARARLERAQDQLNEAIRNGASKEEIDRLMQEMREALNDYMRQLAQQAENNPDSQQSQDMQGMQMTGNQLQEMLDQLQKLMEEGKTAEAQELMEMLQQLMQNMQVTQGQGQGQGGPGGQAMRDMQDALRDQQGLADDTFRDLQDGQEGQQEGQQDGQQEGQQPGEGTLSERQRELSDRLGELGQGQLPGDGTEKGEEGRRELDRAGRAMEEAERALREGDLAGALDRQAEAMEALREGMRDFGEAMAEAQRQDGSGTEGDRMGSLDPNSQRDPLGREPGDSARIGSDRNMLQGPDVYRRAQDLLDEIRRRSGEMSRPDDERDYLKRLLDLF
- a CDS encoding cell division protein FtsX, whose product is MSETVRDAGSLLRGDRQADRVVPPSGPAARLTSFTAGAMAFLAVFALALSLASGRLADRWAGALARTATIRISAPTDQLAAQTQIVLDILAQTPGVAAARALTDEEQKALLEPWFGPDLPVDALPLPRLIELTEGDPGYDGEGLRLRLSAEAPGAILDDHTRWRRPMAEAASRLRLLGVLSIALIGAALAAMVTLAATAALAANAQVIRVLRLVGARDSYIARAFVRRFTLRALGGAAVGTAAAMIGVAFLPAVDEAGGFLTGLGFQGWAWAIPLALPPLAGLVAFVATRTAALRKLRELT
- a CDS encoding cell division ATP-binding protein FtsE, yielding MIAFDNVAYSYGGGELLSEVSLRLAPGSFHFLTGPSGAGKSTLIKLAYAELMPTAGRVTIFDREVRGLSRDDIARARRRIGVVHQNVEFLDHLPLITNVTLPLAVSDRAPNPQDVSDLLTWVGLQNHADALPPSLSGGERQRAAVARAVIMGPDVILADEPTGNLDWEMSLRLLTLLVELNRMGKTILIATHDLNLIRNAKSQVAARVLRIRNRRVQLAGADL
- a CDS encoding MSMEG_1061 family FMN-dependent PPOX-type flavoprotein → MDWITDLDALHSHYGTPAAPAMRKVTDSLTPSYRAFIERSRFCVLSTVGPEGTDGSPRGDQGPVVTVADRQTLLLPDWKGNERIDSLRNILRDGRVSLYFMVPGSTISVRVNGTARLTADAALCARFERDGRHPRTVIVIRVAEVYSQCARALQRSALWTSGDCSEGLPSVGQMLEEATRGDIDGAAYDAERATRAHLGWW
- the argH gene encoding argininosuccinate lyase; translated protein: MTSTADTTSTQANAMWGGRFAEGPDAIMQAINASIGFDRRLYAQDIAGSRAHAAMLAAQGILTDSDAQSIREGLLTVLSEIEAGQFPFRVELEDIHLNVESRLTEIIGEAGKRLHTGRSRNDQVAVDFRLWVRDQCDAAISGLTALMRAFVAQAEAGADWVMPGFTHLQTAQPVTWGHHMMAYVEMLARDRSRFADARARMNECPLGAAALAGTSFPIDRHRTAAELGFDRPTANSLDSVADRDFALEFLSAAAICAMHLSRFAEELVIWSSAQFRFVRLSDRWTTGSSIMPQKKNPDAAELLRAKLGRILGANVALFTVMKGLPLTYSKDMQEDKEQVFDAADSLMLALAAMTGMVGDMTANREVLAAAAGAGFSTATDLADWLVRALGLPFREAHHVTGALVALAEAKGCDLDELSLSEMTSVHPGITQEVYSVLGVENSVRSRMSYGGTAPDRVREQVARWKTLLG
- a CDS encoding lysophospholipid acyltransferase family protein; amino-acid sequence: MIVIRWVLSLIFIVQMYLAMAVLAVVFAPFALFSRQAALRACHTYCAWVIFTARLLCGIRSDVRGTPPTGEAVIAAKHQSFFDIILIFHAVPRARFIMKRELMYVPFLGQYALRIGCIPVDRGKRGAAIIKMKADVAKGAGFPGQLIIYPQGTRVAPGAKLPYKIGTGLIYEQLGQPCVPVATNVGVLWPKRSLLRTPGTAVVEFMPEIPPGQPVPTFMRQLEAMIEPASDRLMAEAGFRLPA